A single Loxodonta africana isolate mLoxAfr1 chromosome 12, mLoxAfr1.hap2, whole genome shotgun sequence DNA region contains:
- the RBBP6 gene encoding E3 ubiquitin-protein ligase RBBP6 isoform X3, with protein MSCVHYKFSSKLNYDTVTFDGLHISLCDLKKQIMGREKLKAADCDLQITNAQTKEEYTDDNALIPKNSSVIVRRIPIGGVRSTSKTYVISRTEPVMGTSKAIDDSSASISLAQLTKTANLAEANASEEDKIKAMMSQSGHEYDPINYMKKPLGPPPPSYTCFRCGKPGHYIKNCPTNGDKNFESGPRIKKSTGIPRSFMMEVKDPNMKGAMLTNTGKYAIPTIDAEAYAIGKKEKPPFLPEEPSSSSEEDDPIPDELLCLICKDIMTDAVVIPCCGNSYCDECIRTALLESDEHTCPTCHQNDVSPDALIANKFLRQAVNNFKNETGYTKRLRKQLPPPPPPIPPPRPLIQRNLQPLMRSPISRQQDPLMIPVTSSSSHPPPSMSSLASNQSPLAPPGPGNSSSAPAPVPDITATVSISVHSEKSDGPFRDSDNKILPAAALASEHPKGTSSIAITALMEEKGYQVPVLGTPSLLGQSLLHGQLIPTTGPVRINTARPGGGRPGWEHSNKLGYLVSPPQQIRRGERSCYSYLSRQSPGYEHWTYIQPVVMNQPRKAYYMKNLRSINRGRHHSERSQRTQGPSLPATPVFVPVPPPPLYPPPPHTLPLPAGVPPPQFSPQFPPGQPPPAGYSVPPPGFPPAPANLSTPWVSSGVQTAHSNTIPTTQAPPLSREEFYREQRRLKEESKSPYSGSSYSRSSYTYSKSRSGSTRSRSYSRSFSRSHSRSYSRSPPYPRRGRGKSRNYRSRSRSHGYHRSRSRSPPYRRYHSRSRSPQAFRGQSPTKRNAPQGEAGREYFNRFREVPPPYDMKAYYGRSVDFRDPFEKERYREWERKYREWYEKYYKDYAAGAQPRPSANRENFSPERFLPLNIRNSPFTRGRREDYAAGQSHRSRNVGGTYPEKLPTRDSHNQKDNTKTKEKESENAPGDGKGNKHKKHRKRRKGEENECFLNPELLETSRKSREPTGGEESKTDSLFVLPNRDDATPVRDEPMDAESITFKSVSEKDKREKDKPKAKGDKTKRKNEGSTVSKKENVKPAKGPQEKLDGEREKSPRSEPPLKKAKEETPKTDNANKSTSSSQKDEKIVGIPRKAHSKSAKEHQETKPVKEEKVKKDYSKDVKSEKLTSKEEKAKKPSEKSKPLDSKGEKRKRKTEEKGVDKDFESSSLKISKLEVTETAKPSPKRKMEPDVEKMDRTPEKDKNSSTAPAKKIKLNRETGKKIGSAENISNTKELSEKLESTSSKVKQEKVKGKVRRKVTGTEGSSSTLVDYTSTSSTGGSPVRKSEEKTDTKRTVIKTMEEYNNDNTAPAEDVIIMIQVPQSKWDKDDFESEEEDVKSTQPVSSIGKPASVIKSVSAKPSGTAKYNEKESEPSEKVQKLTKEVSHEIIMHDVKSSKNSASSEKGKTKDRDHSVLEKENPEKRKSSVQPEKDSNLDRLNEQGSFRSLSQSSKETRTSDKHDSVRGSSNKDFTPNRDKKPDYDNRDYSSSKRRDERNESARRKDSPPRNKDSASGQKNKPRDERDLAKKGTGDSKKSSLSPSRDRKPHDHKATYDTKRSSEETKSVDKNPCKEREKHVSEARNNKESSGNKSLYILNPPDSQIEKEQVTGQIDKNAIKPKPQLSHSSRLSSDLTRETDEAAFEPDYNESDSESNVSVKEEETSGKISKELKDKVIEKAKENLDTAAVGQIGITRSQSQSSPSVSPSRSHSPSGSQTRSHSSSASSAESQDSKKKKKKKEKKKHKKHKKHKKHKKHAGTEVELEKSQKHKHKKKKSKKNKDKEKEKEKDDQKVKSVTV; from the exons ATTGATGACTCTTCTGCGTCTATTTCTCTGGCCCAGCTTacaaag ACTGCCAATCTGGCTGAAGCCAATGCTTCTGAAGAAGATAAAATTAAAGCAATGATGTCGCAGTCTGGCCATGAATACGACCCAATCAA tTACATGAAGAAACCTCTAGGTCCACCACCTCCATCTTATACCTGTTTTCGCTGTGGTAAACCTGGCCATTATATTAAGAATTGCCCAACAAATGGG GATAAGAACTTTGAATCTGGTCCTAGAATTAAAAAGAGCACTGGAATTCCTAGAAGTTTTATGATGGAAGTGAAAGATCCTAATATGAAAGGTGCAATGCTTACCAACACTGGAAAATATGCAATACCAACTATAGATGC AGAAGCATATGCaattgggaagaaagaaaagccgCCTTTTTTACCAGAAGAGCCATCTTCTTCTTCAGAAGAAGATGACCCCATCCCAGATGAACTTTTGTGTCTCATTTGCAAAGATATTATGACTGATGCAGTTGTCATTCCCTGCTGTGGAAACAGTTACTGTGACGAAT GTATAAGAACAGCACTTCTGGAATCAGATGAACATACGTGTCCAACATGTCATCAGAATGATGTCTCTCCTGATGCTTTAATTGCCAATAAATTTTTACGACAG GCCGTTAATAACTTCAAAAATGAGACTGGTTACACAAAAAGACTACGAAAACAGCTgcctccaccaccacccccaatACCACCTCCAAGACCACTTATTCAGCGGAACCTACAGCCTCTGATGAGATCTCCAATATCAAGACAGCAGGATCCTCTGATGATTCCAGTCACATCTTCGTCATCTCATCCACCTCCCTCTATGTCTTCATTGGCTTCTAATCAGTCTCCCTTGGCTCCTCCTGGGCCTGGAAATTCATCTTCTGCCCCAGCTCCTGTTCCTGATATAACTGCAACAGTGTCCATATCAGTCCATTCAGAAAAATCAGATGGACCTTTCCG GGACTCTGATAATAAAATCTTGCCAGCGGCAGCCCTTGCATCAGAACATCCAAAGGGAACCTCTTCAATTGCAATTACTGCTCTTATGGAAGAGAAG GGTTACCAGGTGCCTGTACTTGGAACCCCGTCTTTGCTTGGACAGTCATTATTGCATGGACAATTGATCCCCACAACTG gTCCAGTAAGAATAAATACTGCTCGTCCAGGTGGGGGTCGACCAGGTTGGGAACA TTCCAATAAACTTGGATATCTGGTATCTCCGCCACAGCAAATTAGAAGGGGGGAGAGGAGCTGCTACAG TTACCTAtccaggcagtccccaggttatgaacattggacttacatacaacctgtagttatgaaccaaccccgtaaagcctattatatgaaaaatttgag AAGTATAAACCGTGGACGACACCACAGCGAGAGATCACAGAGGACTCAAGGCCCATCACTACCAGCAACTCCAGTTTTTGTGCCTGTCCCACCACCACCCCTGTATCCACCTCCTCCCCATACACTTCCTCTCCCTGCAGGTGTTCCTCCACCACAGTTTTCTCCTCAGTTTCCTCCTGGCCAGCCACCACCTGCTGGGTATAGTGTCCCtcctccagggtttcctccagcTCCTGCCAATTTATCAACACCCTGGGTATCATCAGGAGTGCAGACAGCTCATTCAAATACCATCCCAACAACACAGGCACCACCTTTGTCCAGGGAAGAATTCTATAGAGAGCAACGACGACTGAAAGAAGA gtctAAATCTCCCTATAGTGGTTCATCATATTCAAGAAGTTCATATACTTACTCTAAATCAAGATCTGGTTCAACGCGTTCACGCTCTTATTCTCGATCATTTAGCCGCTCTCACTCTCGTTCCTATTCACGATCACCTCCATATCCCAGAAGAGGCAGAGGGAAGAGTCGAAATTACCGTTCACGGTCTAGATCTCATGGATATCATCGATCTAGGTCAAGATCCCCTCCATATAGACGCTATCATTCTCGATCAAGATCTCCTCAAGCATTTAGGGGACAGTCTCCCACTAAACGTAATGCACCTCAAGGGGAAGCAGGACGTGAATATTTTAATAGATTCAGAGAAGTCCCACCACCTTATGATATGAAAGCTTATTATGGGAGGAGTGTTGACTTTAGAGACCCATTTGAAAAGGAGCGTTACAGAGAATGGGAGAGAAAATATAGAGAGTGGTATGAAAAATACTATAAAGATTATGCTGCTGGAGCACAGCCTAGACCCTCAGCAAATAGAGAGAACTTTTCTCCAGAGAGATTTTTACCACTTAATATCAGGAATTCTCCCTTTACAAGAGGCCGCAGAGAAGATTATGCTGCTGGACAGAGTCATAGAAGTCGAAACGTAGGTGGCACCTATCCAGAAAAGCTTCCAACAAGAGACAGTCACAATCAGAAggataatacaaaaacaaaagagaaggagAGTGAAAATGCTCCAGGAGATGGTAAAGGAAATAAACATAagaaacatagaaaaagaagaaaaggagaagaaaatgaaTGTTTTCTGAACCCAGAGTTACTAGAGACATCTAGGAAATCTAGAGAACCTACAGGTGGTGAGGAAAGTAAAACAGATTCATTGTTTGTTCTCCCAAATAGAGATGATGCTACACCTGTTAGAGATGAACCAATGGATGCAGAATCCATTACTTTTAAATCAGTGTctgaaaaagacaagagagaaaaagATAAGCCAAAAGCAAAAGGTGACAAGACCAAACGGAAAAATGAGGGATCTACTGTgtccaaaaaagaaaatgtaaaacctGCTAAAGGACCTCAAGAAAAACTAGATGGAGAGCGTGAAAAATCTCCTCGATCTGAACCTCCACTGAAAAAAGCCAAAGAGGAGACTCCAAAGACTGACAATGCTAATAAATCAACATCTTCCTCtcagaaagatgagaagatcgTTGGCATTCCCAGGAAAGCTCACTCCAAGTCAGCAAAAGAACACCAAGAGACAAAACCAGTCAAAGAGGAAAAAGTGAAGAAGGACTACTCCAAAGATGTCAAATCAGAAAAGCTAACTAGTAAggaagaaaaggccaagaagCCTAGTGAGAAAAGTAAGCCACTTGATAgcaagggagaaaaaagaaaaagaaaaactgaagaaaaaggtgTAGATAAAGATTTTGAGTCGTCTTCACTGAAAATCTCTAAACTAGAAGTAACTGAAACAGCGAAACCATCACCAAAACGCAAAATGGAACCTGATGTTGAAAAGATGGATAGGACCCCTGAAAAGGACAAAAATTCCTCAACTGCCCCAGCCAAAAAAATCAAGCTCAACAGGGAGACGGGGAAGAAAATTGGAAGTGCAGAAAATATATCTAATACAAAAGAACTCTCTGAAAAATTGGAATCAACATCTAGCAAAGTTAAACAAGAAAAAGTCAAAGGAAAAGTCAGACGAAAAGTAACCGGAACTGAAGGGTCCAGCTCCACTCTCGTGGATTATACCAG tacaagcTCAACTGGAGGCAGTCCTGTGCGGAAATCTGAAGAAAAAACAGATACAAAGCGAACCGTCATTAAAACTATGGAAGAGTATAACAATGACAATACAGCTCCTGCTGAAGATGTTATTATTATGATTCAGGTTCCTCAGTCCAAATGGGATAAAGATGACTTCGAATCTGAAGAAGAAGACGTGAAGTCTACACAGCCTGTATCGAGCATAGGAAAGCCTGCTAGCGTTATAAAAAGTGTTAGCGCTAAGCCATCAGGTACAGccaagtacaatgaaaaagaaagtgaGCCATCAGAGAAGGTTCAGAAACTCACCAAGGAAGTGAGCCATGAAATAATCATGCATGATGTTAAAAGTTCAAAAAACTCCGCATCTAGCGAAAAAGGGAAAACCAAAGATCGAGATCATTCAGTGTTGGAAAAGGAAAAccctgaaaagaggaagagcagCGTTCAACCAGAGAAAGATAGTAATTTGGACCGTCTGAATGAACAAGGAAGTTTTAGAAGTCTGTCTCAGTCTTCCAAAGAGACTAGAACTTCAGATAAACATGATTCTGTTCGAGGCTCCTCAAATAAAGACTTCACTCCCAATAGAGACAAAAAACCTGACTATGACAACAGAGATTATTCAAGTTCCAAACGCAGAGATGAAAGGAATGAATCAGCCAGAAGAAAAGACTCTCCTCCTCGGAATAAGGATTCTGCATCTGGacagaaaaataaaccaagaGATGAGAGAGATTTGGCTAAGAAGGGAACAGGAGACTCCAAAAAAAGTAGTTTAAGTccctcaagagacagaaagcctcaTGATCACAAAGCCACTTATGATACTAAACGCTCTAGTGAAGAGACAAAATCTGTGGATAAAAATCCTTGTAAAGAGCGTGAGAAGCATGTTTCAGAAGCAAGGAACAATAAAGAGTCAAGTGGCAATAAATCACTGTATATACTTAACCCACCAGACTCACAGATTGAAAAAGAGCAAGTTACTGGGCAAATTGACAAGAATGCTATCAAGCCTAAACCTCAGTTAAGCCACTCCTCTCGACTTTCCTCCGACTTAACTAGAGAAACTGATGAAGCTGCTTTTGAACCAGACTATAATGAAAGTGACAGTGAGAGTAATGTATCTGTAAAAGAAGAGGAAACGTCAGGAAAAATTTCTAAGGAACTGAAAGATAAAGTGATAGAGAAAGCAAAAGAGAACCTGGACACAGCAGCAGTTGGCCAAATAGGCATAACGAGGAGTCAGAGTCAAAGCAGTCCTAGTGTTAGCCCGAGTAGAAGTCACAGCCCTTCTGGAAGCCAAACCCGAAGCCACAGTAGCAGTGCCAGCTCAGCAGAAAGTCAGGAcagcaagaagaagaagaaaaagaaagaaaagaaaaagcacaagAAACATAAAAAACATAAGAAGCATAAGAAGCATGCAGGCACTGAGGTAGAATtggaaaaaagccaaaaacacaaacacaagaaaaagaagtcaaagaagaacaaagataaagaaaaggagaaggagaaagatgACCAAAAAGTGAAATCTGTCACTGTGTAA
- the RBBP6 gene encoding E3 ubiquitin-protein ligase RBBP6 isoform X1 gives MSCVHYKFSSKLNYDTVTFDGLHISLCDLKKQIMGREKLKAADCDLQITNAQTKEEYTDDNALIPKNSSVIVRRIPIGGVRSTSKTYVISRTEPVMGTSKAIDDSSASISLAQLTKTANLAEANASEEDKIKAMMSQSGHEYDPINYMKKPLGPPPPSYTCFRCGKPGHYIKNCPTNGDKNFESGPRIKKSTGIPRSFMMEVKDPNMKGAMLTNTGKYAIPTIDAEAYAIGKKEKPPFLPEEPSSSSEEDDPIPDELLCLICKDIMTDAVVIPCCGNSYCDECIRTALLESDEHTCPTCHQNDVSPDALIANKFLRQAVNNFKNETGYTKRLRKQLPPPPPPIPPPRPLIQRNLQPLMRSPISRQQDPLMIPVTSSSSHPPPSMSSLASNQSPLAPPGPGNSSSAPAPVPDITATVSISVHSEKSDGPFRDSDNKILPAAALASEHPKGTSSIAITALMEEKGYQVPVLGTPSLLGQSLLHGQLIPTTGPVRINTARPGGGRPGWEHSNKLGYLVSPPQQIRRGERSCYSYLSRQSPGYEHWTYIQPVVMNQPRKAYYMKNLRSINRGRHHSERSQRTQGPSLPATPVFVPVPPPPLYPPPPHTLPLPAGVPPPQFSPQFPPGQPPPAGYSVPPPGFPPAPANLSTPWVSSGVQTAHSNTIPTTQAPPLSREEFYREQRRLKEEEKKKSKLDEFTNDFAKELMEYKKIQKERRRSFSRSKSPYSGSSYSRSSYTYSKSRSGSTRSRSYSRSFSRSHSRSYSRSPPYPRRGRGKSRNYRSRSRSHGYHRSRSRSPPYRRYHSRSRSPQAFRGQSPTKRNAPQGEAGREYFNRFREVPPPYDMKAYYGRSVDFRDPFEKERYREWERKYREWYEKYYKDYAAGAQPRPSANRENFSPERFLPLNIRNSPFTRGRREDYAAGQSHRSRNVGGTYPEKLPTRDSHNQKDNTKTKEKESENAPGDGKGNKHKKHRKRRKGEENECFLNPELLETSRKSREPTGGEESKTDSLFVLPNRDDATPVRDEPMDAESITFKSVSEKDKREKDKPKAKGDKTKRKNEGSTVSKKENVKPAKGPQEKLDGEREKSPRSEPPLKKAKEETPKTDNANKSTSSSQKDEKIVGIPRKAHSKSAKEHQETKPVKEEKVKKDYSKDVKSEKLTSKEEKAKKPSEKSKPLDSKGEKRKRKTEEKGVDKDFESSSLKISKLEVTETAKPSPKRKMEPDVEKMDRTPEKDKNSSTAPAKKIKLNRETGKKIGSAENISNTKELSEKLESTSSKVKQEKVKGKVRRKVTGTEGSSSTLVDYTSTSSTGGSPVRKSEEKTDTKRTVIKTMEEYNNDNTAPAEDVIIMIQVPQSKWDKDDFESEEEDVKSTQPVSSIGKPASVIKSVSAKPSGTAKYNEKESEPSEKVQKLTKEVSHEIIMHDVKSSKNSASSEKGKTKDRDHSVLEKENPEKRKSSVQPEKDSNLDRLNEQGSFRSLSQSSKETRTSDKHDSVRGSSNKDFTPNRDKKPDYDNRDYSSSKRRDERNESARRKDSPPRNKDSASGQKNKPRDERDLAKKGTGDSKKSSLSPSRDRKPHDHKATYDTKRSSEETKSVDKNPCKEREKHVSEARNNKESSGNKSLYILNPPDSQIEKEQVTGQIDKNAIKPKPQLSHSSRLSSDLTRETDEAAFEPDYNESDSESNVSVKEEETSGKISKELKDKVIEKAKENLDTAAVGQIGITRSQSQSSPSVSPSRSHSPSGSQTRSHSSSASSAESQDSKKKKKKKEKKKHKKHKKHKKHKKHAGTEVELEKSQKHKHKKKKSKKNKDKEKEKEKDDQKVKSVTV, from the exons ATTGATGACTCTTCTGCGTCTATTTCTCTGGCCCAGCTTacaaag ACTGCCAATCTGGCTGAAGCCAATGCTTCTGAAGAAGATAAAATTAAAGCAATGATGTCGCAGTCTGGCCATGAATACGACCCAATCAA tTACATGAAGAAACCTCTAGGTCCACCACCTCCATCTTATACCTGTTTTCGCTGTGGTAAACCTGGCCATTATATTAAGAATTGCCCAACAAATGGG GATAAGAACTTTGAATCTGGTCCTAGAATTAAAAAGAGCACTGGAATTCCTAGAAGTTTTATGATGGAAGTGAAAGATCCTAATATGAAAGGTGCAATGCTTACCAACACTGGAAAATATGCAATACCAACTATAGATGC AGAAGCATATGCaattgggaagaaagaaaagccgCCTTTTTTACCAGAAGAGCCATCTTCTTCTTCAGAAGAAGATGACCCCATCCCAGATGAACTTTTGTGTCTCATTTGCAAAGATATTATGACTGATGCAGTTGTCATTCCCTGCTGTGGAAACAGTTACTGTGACGAAT GTATAAGAACAGCACTTCTGGAATCAGATGAACATACGTGTCCAACATGTCATCAGAATGATGTCTCTCCTGATGCTTTAATTGCCAATAAATTTTTACGACAG GCCGTTAATAACTTCAAAAATGAGACTGGTTACACAAAAAGACTACGAAAACAGCTgcctccaccaccacccccaatACCACCTCCAAGACCACTTATTCAGCGGAACCTACAGCCTCTGATGAGATCTCCAATATCAAGACAGCAGGATCCTCTGATGATTCCAGTCACATCTTCGTCATCTCATCCACCTCCCTCTATGTCTTCATTGGCTTCTAATCAGTCTCCCTTGGCTCCTCCTGGGCCTGGAAATTCATCTTCTGCCCCAGCTCCTGTTCCTGATATAACTGCAACAGTGTCCATATCAGTCCATTCAGAAAAATCAGATGGACCTTTCCG GGACTCTGATAATAAAATCTTGCCAGCGGCAGCCCTTGCATCAGAACATCCAAAGGGAACCTCTTCAATTGCAATTACTGCTCTTATGGAAGAGAAG GGTTACCAGGTGCCTGTACTTGGAACCCCGTCTTTGCTTGGACAGTCATTATTGCATGGACAATTGATCCCCACAACTG gTCCAGTAAGAATAAATACTGCTCGTCCAGGTGGGGGTCGACCAGGTTGGGAACA TTCCAATAAACTTGGATATCTGGTATCTCCGCCACAGCAAATTAGAAGGGGGGAGAGGAGCTGCTACAG TTACCTAtccaggcagtccccaggttatgaacattggacttacatacaacctgtagttatgaaccaaccccgtaaagcctattatatgaaaaatttgag AAGTATAAACCGTGGACGACACCACAGCGAGAGATCACAGAGGACTCAAGGCCCATCACTACCAGCAACTCCAGTTTTTGTGCCTGTCCCACCACCACCCCTGTATCCACCTCCTCCCCATACACTTCCTCTCCCTGCAGGTGTTCCTCCACCACAGTTTTCTCCTCAGTTTCCTCCTGGCCAGCCACCACCTGCTGGGTATAGTGTCCCtcctccagggtttcctccagcTCCTGCCAATTTATCAACACCCTGGGTATCATCAGGAGTGCAGACAGCTCATTCAAATACCATCCCAACAACACAGGCACCACCTTTGTCCAGGGAAGAATTCTATAGAGAGCAACGACGACTGAAAGAAGA ggaaaagaaaaagtccaagctaGATGAGTTTACAAATGATTTTGctaaggaattgatggaatacaaaaaGATTCAAAAGGAGCGTAGGCGCTCATTTTCCAG gtctAAATCTCCCTATAGTGGTTCATCATATTCAAGAAGTTCATATACTTACTCTAAATCAAGATCTGGTTCAACGCGTTCACGCTCTTATTCTCGATCATTTAGCCGCTCTCACTCTCGTTCCTATTCACGATCACCTCCATATCCCAGAAGAGGCAGAGGGAAGAGTCGAAATTACCGTTCACGGTCTAGATCTCATGGATATCATCGATCTAGGTCAAGATCCCCTCCATATAGACGCTATCATTCTCGATCAAGATCTCCTCAAGCATTTAGGGGACAGTCTCCCACTAAACGTAATGCACCTCAAGGGGAAGCAGGACGTGAATATTTTAATAGATTCAGAGAAGTCCCACCACCTTATGATATGAAAGCTTATTATGGGAGGAGTGTTGACTTTAGAGACCCATTTGAAAAGGAGCGTTACAGAGAATGGGAGAGAAAATATAGAGAGTGGTATGAAAAATACTATAAAGATTATGCTGCTGGAGCACAGCCTAGACCCTCAGCAAATAGAGAGAACTTTTCTCCAGAGAGATTTTTACCACTTAATATCAGGAATTCTCCCTTTACAAGAGGCCGCAGAGAAGATTATGCTGCTGGACAGAGTCATAGAAGTCGAAACGTAGGTGGCACCTATCCAGAAAAGCTTCCAACAAGAGACAGTCACAATCAGAAggataatacaaaaacaaaagagaaggagAGTGAAAATGCTCCAGGAGATGGTAAAGGAAATAAACATAagaaacatagaaaaagaagaaaaggagaagaaaatgaaTGTTTTCTGAACCCAGAGTTACTAGAGACATCTAGGAAATCTAGAGAACCTACAGGTGGTGAGGAAAGTAAAACAGATTCATTGTTTGTTCTCCCAAATAGAGATGATGCTACACCTGTTAGAGATGAACCAATGGATGCAGAATCCATTACTTTTAAATCAGTGTctgaaaaagacaagagagaaaaagATAAGCCAAAAGCAAAAGGTGACAAGACCAAACGGAAAAATGAGGGATCTACTGTgtccaaaaaagaaaatgtaaaacctGCTAAAGGACCTCAAGAAAAACTAGATGGAGAGCGTGAAAAATCTCCTCGATCTGAACCTCCACTGAAAAAAGCCAAAGAGGAGACTCCAAAGACTGACAATGCTAATAAATCAACATCTTCCTCtcagaaagatgagaagatcgTTGGCATTCCCAGGAAAGCTCACTCCAAGTCAGCAAAAGAACACCAAGAGACAAAACCAGTCAAAGAGGAAAAAGTGAAGAAGGACTACTCCAAAGATGTCAAATCAGAAAAGCTAACTAGTAAggaagaaaaggccaagaagCCTAGTGAGAAAAGTAAGCCACTTGATAgcaagggagaaaaaagaaaaagaaaaactgaagaaaaaggtgTAGATAAAGATTTTGAGTCGTCTTCACTGAAAATCTCTAAACTAGAAGTAACTGAAACAGCGAAACCATCACCAAAACGCAAAATGGAACCTGATGTTGAAAAGATGGATAGGACCCCTGAAAAGGACAAAAATTCCTCAACTGCCCCAGCCAAAAAAATCAAGCTCAACAGGGAGACGGGGAAGAAAATTGGAAGTGCAGAAAATATATCTAATACAAAAGAACTCTCTGAAAAATTGGAATCAACATCTAGCAAAGTTAAACAAGAAAAAGTCAAAGGAAAAGTCAGACGAAAAGTAACCGGAACTGAAGGGTCCAGCTCCACTCTCGTGGATTATACCAG tacaagcTCAACTGGAGGCAGTCCTGTGCGGAAATCTGAAGAAAAAACAGATACAAAGCGAACCGTCATTAAAACTATGGAAGAGTATAACAATGACAATACAGCTCCTGCTGAAGATGTTATTATTATGATTCAGGTTCCTCAGTCCAAATGGGATAAAGATGACTTCGAATCTGAAGAAGAAGACGTGAAGTCTACACAGCCTGTATCGAGCATAGGAAAGCCTGCTAGCGTTATAAAAAGTGTTAGCGCTAAGCCATCAGGTACAGccaagtacaatgaaaaagaaagtgaGCCATCAGAGAAGGTTCAGAAACTCACCAAGGAAGTGAGCCATGAAATAATCATGCATGATGTTAAAAGTTCAAAAAACTCCGCATCTAGCGAAAAAGGGAAAACCAAAGATCGAGATCATTCAGTGTTGGAAAAGGAAAAccctgaaaagaggaagagcagCGTTCAACCAGAGAAAGATAGTAATTTGGACCGTCTGAATGAACAAGGAAGTTTTAGAAGTCTGTCTCAGTCTTCCAAAGAGACTAGAACTTCAGATAAACATGATTCTGTTCGAGGCTCCTCAAATAAAGACTTCACTCCCAATAGAGACAAAAAACCTGACTATGACAACAGAGATTATTCAAGTTCCAAACGCAGAGATGAAAGGAATGAATCAGCCAGAAGAAAAGACTCTCCTCCTCGGAATAAGGATTCTGCATCTGGacagaaaaataaaccaagaGATGAGAGAGATTTGGCTAAGAAGGGAACAGGAGACTCCAAAAAAAGTAGTTTAAGTccctcaagagacagaaagcctcaTGATCACAAAGCCACTTATGATACTAAACGCTCTAGTGAAGAGACAAAATCTGTGGATAAAAATCCTTGTAAAGAGCGTGAGAAGCATGTTTCAGAAGCAAGGAACAATAAAGAGTCAAGTGGCAATAAATCACTGTATATACTTAACCCACCAGACTCACAGATTGAAAAAGAGCAAGTTACTGGGCAAATTGACAAGAATGCTATCAAGCCTAAACCTCAGTTAAGCCACTCCTCTCGACTTTCCTCCGACTTAACTAGAGAAACTGATGAAGCTGCTTTTGAACCAGACTATAATGAAAGTGACAGTGAGAGTAATGTATCTGTAAAAGAAGAGGAAACGTCAGGAAAAATTTCTAAGGAACTGAAAGATAAAGTGATAGAGAAAGCAAAAGAGAACCTGGACACAGCAGCAGTTGGCCAAATAGGCATAACGAGGAGTCAGAGTCAAAGCAGTCCTAGTGTTAGCCCGAGTAGAAGTCACAGCCCTTCTGGAAGCCAAACCCGAAGCCACAGTAGCAGTGCCAGCTCAGCAGAAAGTCAGGAcagcaagaagaagaagaaaaagaaagaaaagaaaaagcacaagAAACATAAAAAACATAAGAAGCATAAGAAGCATGCAGGCACTGAGGTAGAATtggaaaaaagccaaaaacacaaacacaagaaaaagaagtcaaagaagaacaaagataaagaaaaggagaaggagaaagatgACCAAAAAGTGAAATCTGTCACTGTGTAA